One region of Miscanthus floridulus cultivar M001 chromosome 19, ASM1932011v1, whole genome shotgun sequence genomic DNA includes:
- the LOC136527602 gene encoding peptidyl-prolyl cis-trans isomerase CYP40-like: protein MEGGGAEQAPEAAAEVKNPRCFMDVTIGGEMEGRIVVELYASVVPRTAENFRALCTGEKGIGAASGKPLHFKGSCFHRVIKGFMVQGGDITAGDGTGGESIYGSKFEDENFVLKHERKGMLSMANSGPNTNGSQFFITTTRTSHLDGKHVVFGRVIKGMGVVRSIEHVTIGEADCPTLDVKIVDCGELPEGADDGVVNFFKDGDTYPDWPNDLEEKPAEVSWWMDAVESAKAYGNGNFKKQDYKAALRKYRKALRYLDVCWEKEEIDEDKSTALRKTKSIILTNSSACKLKLGDSKGALLDADFALRETEGNAKAFFRQGQAHIALNDIDAAVESFKHALDLEPNDAGIKRELAAAKKKIADRRDQERKAFARMFQPSGKSDKSNEENN from the exons ATGGAGGGCGGCGGCGCGGAACAAGCacccgaggcggcggcggaggtgaaAAATCCGAGGTGCTTCATGGACGTCACCATCGGCGGCGAGATGGAGGGGAGGATCGTTGTAGAGCTCTACGCGTCCGTGGTGCCGCGGACGGCGGAGAACTTCCGCGCGCTCTGCACCGGGGAGAAGGGCATCGGCGCCGCCAGCGGCAAGCCGCTTCACTTTAAG GGCTCATGCTTCCACCGTGTTATTAAAGGGTTTATGGTTCAAGGGGGAGACATAACTGCTGGAGATGGAACGGGGGGAGAGTCAATTTATGGGTCCAAATTTGAGGACGAGAATTTTGTTTTAAAGCATGAGAGGAAAGGAATGCTTTCAATGGCTAATTCTGGTCCCAACACAAATGGTTCTCAGTTTTTCATCACTACCACCCGAACATCTCATTTAGATGGGAAACATGTTGTTTTTGGTAGAGTGATAAAAGGGATGGGGGTAGTTCGCTCTATTGAGCATGTCACTATCGGAGAAGCTGACTGCCCCACTCTTGATGTCAAAATTGTTGATTGTGGGGAACTTCCTGAAGGTGCTGATGATGGAGTTGTAAACTTTTTCAAAGATGGTGACACGTATCCGGATTGGCCCAATGATCTTGAAGAGAAGCCTGCTGAGGTTTCATGGTGGATGGATGCTGTGGAGTCTGCTAAAGCTTATGGGAATGGCAATTTCAAG AAACAGGACTACAAAGCAGCTCTCAGAAAGTACAGGAAAGCTCTGCGCTACTTGGATGTTTGCTGGGAGAAAGAAGAGATAGATGAAG ATAAGAGCACAGCACTGCGGAAGACCAAGTCAATAATACTCACTAATAGTTCC GCATGCAAATTAAAGTTAGGAGATTCAAAGGGTGCTTTATTAGACGCGGATTTTGCACTGCGGGAAACGGAGGGAAATGCTAAAGCTTTTTTCAGACAAGGACAG GCACACATTGCACTTAATGACATTGATGCAGCGGTGGAGAGCTTCAAACATGCATTGGACTTGGAGCCAAATGATG CTGGAATCAAAAGAGAGCTGGCTGCTGCAAAGAAGAAG ATTGCTGACAGAAGAGATCAGGAGCGGAAGGCATTTGCTAGGATGTTCCAACCTTCTGGAAAATCTGACAAGAGCAACGAA GAGAATAATTGA